One part of the Bdellovibrio bacteriovorus genome encodes these proteins:
- a CDS encoding ABC transporter permease, translating into MKRFLPAFVSFVVLTLSLEILIRGGWVSETLLPSPSTIVATLQELRADFAVAFKETLINVLAGLGLSVLVGGLISFVFSLSETLKRAILPFAVFFQTVPIIAIAPLLVIYFGFGAPTVIASSFIVSLFPIIANTLMGLESVSESQKDLFRIYRATRLQTLWKLKLPRAYSYIYSGLKISTGLSIIGAIAGEFVAGGGLGALIDSARTQQRVDIVFGALLLLSLMGLLLMGSWALLHKLILSRRPLASATQGDL; encoded by the coding sequence ATGAAACGTTTTCTGCCGGCCTTTGTCAGTTTTGTCGTCTTGACCTTAAGTCTTGAAATCCTGATTCGTGGCGGGTGGGTGAGTGAGACTCTGCTGCCCTCCCCTTCCACCATTGTTGCAACTTTGCAAGAGCTTCGCGCTGACTTTGCGGTCGCCTTCAAGGAAACCCTGATCAATGTTCTTGCGGGATTGGGTTTAAGTGTTCTTGTGGGTGGTTTGATTTCCTTTGTGTTTTCATTGTCGGAAACATTGAAGCGGGCCATTTTGCCGTTTGCGGTGTTTTTCCAAACGGTGCCGATCATTGCGATTGCGCCTTTGCTGGTGATCTATTTCGGCTTTGGTGCGCCCACCGTTATTGCTTCAAGTTTTATTGTTTCATTGTTCCCGATCATCGCCAACACCCTGATGGGTCTTGAAAGTGTCAGCGAATCACAAAAAGACCTCTTCAGAATCTATCGCGCCACCCGTTTACAGACTTTGTGGAAGCTAAAACTTCCCCGTGCGTACAGCTATATCTATTCCGGCCTTAAAATCTCGACGGGCTTGTCGATTATCGGCGCCATCGCCGGGGAGTTTGTGGCTGGCGGGGGCCTGGGGGCCTTGATTGATTCCGCGCGCACCCAGCAGCGGGTCGATATTGTTTTTGGCGCTCTTTTGTTATTGTCCCTGATGGGTCTTCTGTTAATGGGCTCATGGGCTTTGCTTCACAAATTAATACTCAGCCGCCGTCCGCTGGCTTCCGCTACACAAGGAGATTTATGA
- the fabD gene encoding ACP S-malonyltransferase, translating to MFTLVFPGQGSQQPGMGRFLFENFKIAQETFEEGSEALKQDMKKLCFEGSEADLALTENTQPALLLVSTATQRVLTKEFGVKAAAAAGHSIGEYAAMVAAGVTRFDESMRAVKTRGQAMQSAVPVGQGGMVAILGLEPDQVETLCNYVVKNSGVGPLSAANFNSPGQIVISGSQKAINWLKDNFKPEAIFAEAPKRAKLIPLTVSAPFHCEMMKPAEDKMREVLTAMKFETAAFPIIQNFHAKAETDGSILRENLIRQVSAPVRWTQSMEVLKGMGHSQVIECGAGKVLQGLLKKIDGDFFKVMTTTSIEDVKIIEEFLKATSH from the coding sequence ATGTTTACACTTGTATTCCCAGGACAAGGCAGCCAGCAACCTGGCATGGGCCGTTTTTTGTTTGAAAACTTCAAGATCGCTCAGGAAACTTTCGAAGAAGGTTCCGAAGCCCTGAAACAGGACATGAAAAAGCTTTGCTTTGAAGGTTCTGAAGCAGACCTGGCTTTGACCGAGAACACGCAACCCGCTTTGCTGTTGGTTTCCACAGCCACTCAAAGAGTTCTGACCAAAGAATTCGGCGTGAAAGCGGCGGCGGCGGCTGGTCACTCTATCGGTGAATATGCGGCGATGGTTGCAGCAGGTGTGACTCGTTTTGACGAATCCATGCGTGCCGTAAAAACCCGTGGACAGGCAATGCAGTCTGCCGTTCCTGTGGGTCAAGGCGGAATGGTCGCGATCCTGGGGCTTGAACCTGATCAGGTTGAAACTCTTTGCAACTACGTGGTGAAAAACTCTGGCGTGGGTCCATTGTCAGCTGCCAACTTCAATTCTCCAGGACAAATCGTTATTTCTGGTTCACAAAAGGCCATCAACTGGCTGAAAGACAACTTCAAGCCAGAGGCGATTTTTGCGGAAGCTCCAAAACGCGCAAAGCTGATCCCACTGACGGTTTCAGCGCCTTTCCACTGTGAAATGATGAAGCCGGCCGAAGACAAGATGAGAGAAGTCCTGACCGCGATGAAATTTGAAACGGCGGCCTTCCCGATCATTCAAAACTTCCACGCCAAAGCTGAAACCGATGGTTCCATCTTGCGCGAAAATCTGATTCGCCAAGTGTCAGCCCCTGTGCGCTGGACTCAGAGCATGGAAGTCCTTAAGGGCATGGGTCACTCTCAAGTTATCGAGTGTGGCGCAGGAAAAGTCCTTCAAGGTCTGCTGAAAAAGATCGACGGAGATTTCTTCAAAGTCATGACCACAACTTCCATCGAAGATGTGAAAATTATTGAAGAATTTCTGAAAGCTACGAGTCATTAA
- a CDS encoding beta-ketoacyl-ACP synthase III: MAGMYRSRVSGIGSYLPEKILSNKDLEKMVETNDQWIVERTGIERRHIASEDQATSDLCVIAAKRALEDAHLKIEDIDMILVGTVTGDHQMPSTACFVQAKLGAKNIMAVDLNAACSGFLYGVSIADQFIRTGMYKNILVIGAEVLSRYMNYKDRETCILFGDGAGAWVVSRAAEGETNVIESSHLRADGTLADLLILPAGGSKIPQSHEAIDKGLNFMTMKGRDIFKNAVRTMASCCQEALEHNKVAPEQVDWIVPHQANKRIIEAVADQFNFPMERVIVYLQETGNTSAASIPLAFDWAVKNGKIKRGQTILLTAFGAGLTSGSILLRY, from the coding sequence ATGGCAGGAATGTATCGATCTCGAGTTTCAGGGATAGGCTCCTATCTACCGGAAAAGATTCTTTCAAATAAGGATCTGGAAAAAATGGTAGAAACCAACGATCAGTGGATCGTTGAAAGAACCGGGATCGAACGCCGCCATATCGCCTCTGAAGATCAGGCCACGTCTGATCTTTGTGTCATCGCCGCCAAGCGCGCTCTGGAAGACGCTCATCTCAAAATCGAAGATATCGATATGATTCTGGTGGGCACCGTAACAGGTGACCATCAAATGCCGTCCACTGCGTGCTTTGTTCAAGCAAAACTTGGAGCTAAAAACATCATGGCTGTGGATTTAAACGCAGCCTGCTCCGGTTTCCTTTACGGCGTCAGCATTGCCGACCAATTCATCCGCACAGGCATGTACAAAAACATCCTGGTTATCGGTGCGGAAGTCCTTTCCCGCTACATGAACTACAAAGACCGCGAAACCTGCATTCTTTTCGGAGATGGTGCCGGTGCGTGGGTCGTGTCTCGTGCTGCTGAAGGCGAAACCAATGTTATCGAAAGCTCTCACCTGCGTGCCGACGGCACTTTGGCGGATCTTCTGATCCTTCCTGCAGGTGGCAGTAAAATCCCGCAATCCCATGAAGCTATCGACAAAGGTCTGAACTTTATGACCATGAAGGGCCGCGATATCTTTAAGAACGCGGTACGCACGATGGCTTCCTGCTGCCAGGAGGCTCTGGAGCACAATAAAGTTGCCCCTGAACAGGTCGACTGGATTGTTCCTCACCAGGCCAACAAGCGCATCATCGAGGCGGTTGCTGATCAATTTAATTTCCCTATGGAACGCGTGATTGTCTACCTTCAGGAAACTGGTAACACATCAGCGGCTTCCATCCCTCTTGCATTCGACTGGGCCGTTAAAAACGGCAAGATCAAACGAGGTCAGACTATTTTGCTTACCGCTTTCGGTGCAGGTCTTACTTCCGGCAGTATTCTATTGAGGTACTAA
- a CDS encoding 2OG-Fe(II) oxygenase family protein: protein MIKTLFPTFVYYAPLASKDKSLNKDLKQESLKIAEVDEEGQIWSQKNYKGGFTSYGSMSQLHQFSSTFGDLEKEINKHVRKFVKHLEMDIDPKELRMSSCWVNIMPTDVIHTMHLHPLSVISGTYYVQTPKNCSAIKFEDPRLDSFMASPPRKHNAKVHNQRYHSLEPQEGHVVLFESWLRHEVPKNDSDKERISISFNYDWV, encoded by the coding sequence ATGATAAAAACACTCTTCCCCACCTTCGTTTACTATGCTCCCTTGGCGAGCAAAGACAAATCCCTGAACAAGGACCTTAAGCAAGAGTCCCTGAAAATTGCCGAAGTCGATGAAGAAGGTCAGATCTGGTCACAGAAGAACTACAAAGGCGGCTTCACTTCTTACGGTTCCATGAGCCAGTTGCATCAGTTTTCCTCCACCTTTGGGGATCTGGAAAAGGAAATCAACAAACACGTTCGCAAGTTCGTAAAACATCTTGAAATGGACATCGACCCGAAAGAACTGCGCATGTCTTCGTGCTGGGTGAACATCATGCCCACGGACGTGATTCACACCATGCATTTGCATCCACTGTCTGTGATCAGCGGGACTTATTATGTTCAGACGCCGAAAAACTGTTCGGCGATCAAGTTCGAGGACCCACGCCTGGATTCGTTCATGGCGTCACCTCCACGCAAGCACAACGCCAAGGTTCATAATCAGCGCTATCATTCGCTGGAGCCTCAGGAAGGCCACGTGGTGCTGTTTGAATCCTGGCTGCGCCACGAAGTTCCCAAAAATGATTCCGACAAAGAGCGTATCAGCATCAGCTTTAACTACGACTGGGTGTAA
- the fabF gene encoding beta-ketoacyl-ACP synthase II yields MNSRFERPSKPQRRVVVTGVGAVTPLGNTIEESWAAATRGQSGIAKITKFDTTGFDVTFAGEVKGFNTDQYIEKKEQKKMDEFIHYSIAASKMAVEMAKLELTEEVKNQAGVIIGVGIGGLANIEETAIKMKERGPGRISPFFIPSVITNLAAGQVTISLGLKGPNYSVTSACASGVHSIGDAVRYIRDGVTDVMLAGGAESTICGLAVGGFASMRALSTRNDAPEKASRPWDKDRDGFVLAEGAAVLCIESLEHAVKRGANILCEITGYGVSSDAYHMTSPAPEGAGGYAAMSMALKDSGLKAEDINYINAHGTSTPVGDGLETAAIKRLLGDHAKKVWVSSTKSMMGHALGAAGAIESAFCVMAIRDQVAPPTINLENPSEDCDLDYVPNEARKGKITNVINNSFGFGGTNASMIFSKYEG; encoded by the coding sequence ATGAACTCCCGATTTGAACGTCCATCCAAACCACAGAGAAGAGTTGTCGTCACCGGAGTAGGCGCAGTCACTCCCCTTGGTAACACCATTGAGGAGAGCTGGGCAGCTGCAACCCGTGGTCAGTCTGGGATCGCCAAGATTACCAAATTCGACACGACAGGCTTTGATGTGACTTTTGCCGGCGAAGTAAAAGGTTTTAATACAGACCAATACATCGAGAAAAAAGAGCAAAAGAAAATGGACGAGTTCATTCACTACTCGATCGCAGCTTCCAAAATGGCCGTGGAAATGGCCAAGCTGGAACTGACCGAAGAAGTGAAGAATCAAGCGGGAGTGATTATTGGTGTCGGTATCGGTGGTCTTGCGAACATCGAAGAAACCGCCATCAAAATGAAGGAAAGAGGACCGGGCCGTATCAGTCCGTTCTTCATCCCTTCTGTGATCACGAACCTGGCCGCGGGTCAGGTGACGATCTCACTGGGACTGAAAGGTCCTAACTATTCTGTGACTTCCGCGTGCGCTTCAGGCGTTCACTCTATCGGGGATGCAGTTCGCTATATTCGCGACGGTGTGACTGATGTGATGCTTGCAGGTGGCGCAGAAAGCACAATCTGCGGACTGGCTGTTGGAGGCTTTGCTTCCATGCGCGCCCTGTCCACCCGCAACGATGCTCCTGAAAAAGCCAGCCGTCCTTGGGATAAAGACCGTGACGGATTTGTTTTGGCAGAGGGTGCGGCGGTTCTTTGCATCGAATCCCTTGAGCACGCCGTCAAACGTGGCGCTAATATTCTTTGCGAAATCACAGGCTACGGAGTTTCCTCCGATGCTTATCACATGACTTCCCCGGCTCCGGAAGGCGCTGGTGGTTATGCGGCGATGTCCATGGCTTTGAAAGACTCTGGTCTGAAAGCGGAAGACATCAACTATATCAACGCTCACGGCACAAGCACGCCGGTGGGTGATGGCCTTGAAACCGCGGCAATCAAACGCTTGCTGGGTGATCATGCGAAAAAGGTCTGGGTTTCCAGCACCAAGTCCATGATGGGTCACGCGTTGGGCGCAGCTGGCGCAATTGAATCTGCTTTCTGTGTGATGGCAATTCGCGACCAGGTGGCTCCTCCAACGATCAACTTGGAAAATCCGAGCGAAGACTGTGATTTGGATTACGTTCCTAATGAGGCACGTAAAGGTAAAATCACCAATGTCATCAATAACAGCTTTGGTTTCGGTGGAACCAACGCCTCCATGATCTTCTCGAAATACGAAGGATAG
- the acpP gene encoding acyl carrier protein, whose protein sequence is MAIHPKVKDIIVEQLGVDPDKVKAEASFIDDLGADSLDIVELVMAMEEEFDLEIPDEDAEKLKTVQDVASYLEKKGKA, encoded by the coding sequence ATGGCTATTCATCCAAAGGTTAAAGATATCATCGTTGAACAACTTGGCGTAGATCCAGATAAAGTTAAAGCGGAAGCTTCTTTCATCGACGATCTGGGCGCAGACAGCTTGGATATCGTTGAACTTGTGATGGCAATGGAAGAAGAATTCGATCTTGAAATCCCTGACGAAGACGCTGAAAAGCTGAAGACAGTTCAAGACGTAGCTTCTTACCTTGAGAAAAAAGGAAAAGCTTAA
- a CDS encoding solute carrier 40 family transporter, with protein MKVQSLFRIETQLLLGRLLTRSGDQAWDFVVPFALLVIFPGKLQVAAFYYLIVKIGTVVLTPSSGKWIDTHPRIQVVKWGVWLQFFAILAGMVFFGMLDSLVRDGGRESWLSVALFFVLASSGVMASLGSQITDISVGNDLAPSLVAPEKLTQFNSWLRRIDLATEVGAPILAGTLFAFHPAEFPLAGLFLIGLWNLISFVPEYFLLKNVIQKSELKVKVLAQMQSWRETFQINLRSSFADPIFWLILSYALLWLSVLSPHGVLLAAYLKDEMRLPEAEIGLFRGLGALFGLISTVSFPYLVRRLGLITSSRWHLGFQGLTLTIGIIAFAMGSAASVYILLGCILLSRVGLYGFSNGEFELRQRLIPEGRRGELNSLSSLTTTSATLILFAAGSLLPRTEDFKYLVYLSLVAVLVANVVFIKWSSRQRAPLRSAEPVES; from the coding sequence ATGAAAGTCCAGAGCTTGTTCCGAATTGAAACTCAATTGTTGTTGGGAAGATTGTTAACCAGATCCGGCGATCAGGCCTGGGACTTTGTCGTGCCATTTGCTTTGTTGGTGATCTTTCCCGGGAAGCTGCAGGTCGCGGCGTTTTACTATCTTATAGTGAAGATCGGGACCGTCGTTTTAACCCCTTCCAGTGGAAAATGGATCGACACTCATCCCCGCATTCAGGTGGTGAAGTGGGGAGTCTGGCTGCAGTTCTTTGCCATTCTGGCTGGCATGGTGTTTTTTGGAATGCTGGACAGTCTTGTTCGTGATGGGGGGCGTGAGTCGTGGCTGTCTGTCGCACTGTTTTTTGTCCTGGCGTCGTCAGGCGTGATGGCTTCGCTGGGATCCCAAATCACTGATATATCTGTGGGGAATGATCTGGCTCCGTCCCTGGTGGCACCGGAAAAGCTGACCCAGTTCAACAGTTGGCTGCGGCGAATTGATCTGGCCACCGAAGTGGGCGCGCCTATTCTGGCCGGAACTTTGTTTGCATTTCACCCAGCAGAGTTTCCGCTGGCGGGTTTGTTCCTTATAGGTCTTTGGAATTTGATATCCTTTGTTCCTGAGTATTTCCTTTTAAAGAATGTTATTCAAAAATCAGAATTGAAGGTCAAGGTTCTTGCTCAGATGCAAAGCTGGAGGGAAACCTTTCAAATCAATCTGCGCAGTTCTTTCGCGGATCCCATTTTCTGGCTGATTTTAAGTTATGCCTTGTTGTGGCTTTCGGTTTTAAGCCCGCATGGAGTTTTGTTGGCCGCCTACTTAAAAGATGAAATGAGACTTCCAGAGGCAGAGATCGGTCTTTTCCGTGGGCTGGGTGCTCTCTTTGGCCTGATCTCCACTGTGAGTTTTCCTTATCTGGTCCGCCGCCTGGGACTCATCACCAGTTCAAGATGGCATCTGGGCTTTCAGGGGTTGACTCTGACAATCGGGATCATCGCTTTTGCGATGGGATCTGCAGCATCGGTCTATATACTTTTGGGGTGTATCCTGCTTTCGCGGGTGGGACTTTATGGATTTTCCAATGGGGAGTTTGAACTCCGCCAAAGACTTATTCCGGAAGGTCGTCGCGGGGAATTGAACTCGTTAAGTTCCCTGACAACAACGTCTGCCACATTGATTTTATTTGCGGCCGGAAGTTTGCTGCCGCGAACGGAAGACTTTAAGTATCTGGTTTACTTGTCGCTGGTTGCGGTGCTTGTTGCGAATGTTGTCTTTATCAAATGGTCCAGCAGGCAGAGGGCACCTTTAAGATCTGCTGAACCGGTTGAATCCTGA
- a CDS encoding alpha/beta fold hydrolase, translating into MATLKLHGHEYYYEDHGPKDAPSIVLSPLVYTDTTVYEPIARILADDYRVITYDHRGLGRSEHTVSPSLESGAKDVAALIEQLGVGPCHFVGNCLGAYIGLQLAIRRSDLLKSCTLMGAVAEGESDETIKAMEGFVANIKKEGMKAGVNDFAKMWFGDTFRATKDPIQVSRREKWLSHIKHMKPEEMDSALQIFRRTDMSEELNKVHCAVLILAGDEDSPSNLEAYRRMAKALPAGEYKTIHHAGFALVIEQPEEVAENIRTFVGKVERHLKHQFKQAPLGFDARAM; encoded by the coding sequence ATGGCTACTTTAAAACTGCATGGACATGAGTATTACTATGAAGATCATGGCCCCAAAGACGCCCCCAGCATTGTGCTGAGTCCTCTTGTTTATACAGACACCACTGTTTATGAGCCCATCGCCCGCATCCTGGCGGACGATTATCGTGTGATCACCTATGATCACCGCGGCTTGGGTCGCAGTGAACACACTGTCAGTCCCAGCCTGGAAAGCGGCGCCAAGGACGTGGCGGCACTTATTGAACAACTGGGTGTTGGACCCTGCCACTTTGTGGGAAACTGTCTGGGAGCCTATATCGGACTGCAACTGGCCATCCGTCGATCTGATCTGCTGAAAAGCTGCACTTTGATGGGTGCGGTCGCTGAGGGTGAAAGCGATGAAACAATCAAAGCCATGGAAGGCTTTGTCGCCAATATCAAGAAAGAAGGCATGAAAGCCGGAGTCAATGACTTCGCTAAAATGTGGTTCGGAGACACCTTCCGCGCCACCAAAGATCCAATTCAAGTCAGCCGTCGCGAAAAATGGCTGAGTCACATCAAACACATGAAACCAGAGGAAATGGACTCTGCTTTGCAAATCTTCCGTCGCACCGACATGAGCGAAGAACTGAATAAAGTCCATTGTGCGGTTCTGATTCTGGCGGGTGATGAGGATTCACCTTCCAATCTGGAAGCTTACCGCCGAATGGCGAAAGCTCTTCCAGCCGGTGAATACAAAACCATCCACCACGCTGGCTTTGCCCTTGTGATCGAACAACCTGAAGAGGTCGCCGAAAACATCCGCACCTTCGTGGGTAAAGTGGAACGTCATCTGAAACATCAATTCAAGCAGGCTCCACTGGGTTTTGATGCCCGCGCGATGTGA
- a CDS encoding ABC transporter ATP-binding protein, producing the protein MNGAQGIQIEKLNKSFGKRSVIENMDLSVEPGSFISIVGPSGCGKSTLLRLMAGLESASSGSVKLTLSDAPSSFVFQEPNLLAWRTVYENVHLPFELNHAFKNLPDEERKNKVLAALKKVHLTEAQHLFPHQLSGGMKMRVSLARALVNSPKLLLMDEPFAALDESTRFEMQNQLHELWHSERMTVVFVTHSLFESAFLSERVVMLKGQGAPIVFDQKLALPERRQEHLRTSEGFNKIVEGLSERLRA; encoded by the coding sequence GTGAACGGAGCCCAGGGGATTCAAATTGAAAAACTGAACAAAAGCTTCGGCAAAAGGTCTGTGATTGAGAACATGGATCTTTCAGTCGAGCCTGGCTCCTTCATTTCAATTGTCGGGCCTTCGGGATGCGGCAAGTCCACACTGTTAAGACTTATGGCAGGACTTGAATCCGCCAGTTCTGGCAGTGTGAAACTGACTTTGTCTGACGCCCCCTCCAGTTTTGTCTTTCAGGAACCCAACTTGCTGGCCTGGCGAACCGTTTATGAAAACGTGCATCTGCCGTTTGAGCTGAATCATGCCTTTAAAAACCTGCCGGATGAAGAACGCAAAAACAAAGTCCTGGCAGCACTTAAGAAAGTCCACCTGACAGAGGCCCAGCATCTTTTCCCGCATCAATTGTCCGGTGGGATGAAAATGCGTGTGTCTTTGGCTCGTGCCCTGGTGAATTCACCGAAGCTTTTGCTGATGGACGAGCCCTTTGCGGCTTTGGATGAAAGCACCCGCTTTGAAATGCAAAACCAGCTTCATGAACTTTGGCATTCCGAACGCATGACGGTCGTGTTTGTGACGCATTCCTTGTTTGAATCTGCGTTTTTGTCGGAACGAGTGGTGATGTTAAAGGGGCAGGGAGCGCCCATCGTCTTTGATCAAAAACTGGCGCTGCCAGAAAGACGGCAGGAACACTTAAGAACCTCAGAAGGGTTCAACAAGATCGTTGAAGGTCTTTCTGAAAGGCTGCGCGCATGA
- the rpmF gene encoding 50S ribosomal protein L32, which yields MPTPKKKTSRSKRDMRRSHDGLTAPAIAVEKKTGELVRPHRAHKGADGALYYKGKQISAAK from the coding sequence ATGCCAACTCCTAAGAAGAAAACATCCCGCTCCAAGCGTGACATGCGCCGCTCTCACGACGGTCTTACTGCTCCAGCTATCGCTGTAGAAAAAAAGACTGGTGAACTTGTTCGCCCTCACCGCGCACACAAAGGTGCTGACGGTGCTTTGTACTACAAAGGCAAACAAATCAGCGCAGCGAAGTAA
- a CDS encoding metal-sensing transcriptional repressor, whose product MSHKKQHASHEDVSKRLKRAKGHLETVIKMIADERACVDVARQLHAVTKALSAAKSVYIHDHIEHCLDGNHKDLDLDEIKEITKYI is encoded by the coding sequence ATGTCACACAAAAAGCAACACGCAAGTCATGAGGATGTCTCTAAACGTCTGAAGCGCGCCAAAGGGCACCTGGAAACAGTCATTAAAATGATTGCCGACGAACGTGCCTGCGTTGATGTGGCCCGCCAACTGCACGCGGTCACCAAAGCCCTGTCAGCGGCAAAAAGCGTTTATATCCACGATCACATCGAGCACTGCCTGGACGGCAACCACAAAGACCTTGATTTGGATGAGATCAAGGAAATCACCAAATATATCTAA
- a CDS encoding ABC transporter substrate-binding protein, with amino-acid sequence MKTMITLLISVFLTSAAFAANTPVTLALNWKAEPEFGGFYAASLQGFYKAQGLDVKVLEGGSGTPTVQMLANNKVDFAIVSADELIISQDKNKVNKVKALFAVYQKSPYIVMTHAERNFKSLKDVFTNEGFLSMQSGLPYYQFLVQKFGKPKVRVVPYLGGVSNFVNDMTFSQQGFITIEPLSAEKAGAKVKNFLIADEGFNPYLVVLATTEETLKNKPELVQKVLTATREGWAQYLKDPKATNEHMAKLNKAIDLETFNKAADIQKPLIETAGVTVGSMSDERWDTLVQQMKKLKLIKSTPKASDLYLK; translated from the coding sequence ATGAAAACCATGATCACCCTTTTAATTTCTGTATTTCTGACTTCAGCAGCTTTTGCCGCCAACACGCCTGTGACTTTGGCCTTAAACTGGAAAGCAGAGCCTGAGTTTGGCGGCTTCTATGCAGCCTCTTTGCAGGGGTTCTATAAAGCACAAGGTCTGGATGTAAAAGTGCTTGAAGGTGGCTCTGGAACGCCGACTGTTCAAATGCTGGCGAACAATAAAGTGGATTTCGCCATCGTCAGCGCGGATGAGCTGATTATTTCCCAGGACAAAAACAAAGTGAACAAGGTCAAGGCCCTGTTCGCGGTTTATCAAAAGTCCCCCTACATCGTAATGACCCACGCGGAAAGAAACTTTAAAAGTCTGAAGGATGTTTTCACTAATGAAGGCTTCTTATCCATGCAATCAGGCCTGCCCTATTATCAGTTCCTGGTGCAGAAATTCGGAAAGCCGAAAGTCCGTGTCGTGCCTTACTTGGGTGGCGTCAGCAACTTTGTGAATGACATGACTTTTTCCCAGCAGGGCTTTATCACCATTGAGCCTTTAAGCGCGGAAAAAGCCGGCGCCAAAGTGAAAAACTTCCTGATTGCGGATGAAGGTTTTAATCCTTATCTGGTGGTTCTGGCGACCACCGAAGAGACCTTGAAGAACAAACCCGAACTGGTGCAAAAAGTTCTGACCGCCACTCGTGAAGGCTGGGCCCAGTACCTGAAAGATCCCAAAGCCACCAATGAACACATGGCCAAATTAAACAAAGCCATTGATCTGGAAACTTTCAACAAGGCCGCTGATATTCAAAAGCCTTTGATTGAAACAGCCGGCGTCACGGTGGGCTCCATGAGCGATGAACGCTGGGACACTCTGGTTCAGCAAATGAAAAAACTAAAACTGATCAAATCGACTCCGAAAGCCTCGGACCTTTACCTAAAATAG
- a CDS encoding YceD family protein: MKIKLTEVPEEGRSYHWTTQSGEANAVLADIVGKNAYDTEFFIKPLNSKDFELTGRIKTKSPEVCSRCGNDINFPVNERFHEILIPKQSQPRASKYSKVNHVSDLPEGGPEVSEYENMAFDMGEFLHEVVALAAPFNPACPEIGEDGKPSDCRIPESGQGLIYDEEMPVEKPQNPFAALKNLKRLN, translated from the coding sequence ATGAAGATCAAATTGACTGAAGTCCCTGAAGAAGGCCGTTCCTATCATTGGACGACCCAGTCCGGCGAAGCCAATGCCGTTTTGGCCGATATCGTGGGTAAGAATGCCTACGATACTGAGTTTTTTATTAAACCTCTGAATTCCAAGGACTTTGAGCTGACCGGCAGAATCAAGACGAAATCCCCGGAAGTCTGCTCCCGTTGCGGAAATGATATTAATTTCCCGGTGAACGAACGCTTCCATGAGATCCTGATCCCGAAACAGTCCCAACCCCGTGCCAGCAAGTATTCCAAGGTCAACCACGTCAGCGATCTGCCAGAGGGTGGACCTGAGGTTTCTGAATACGAAAACATGGCTTTTGATATGGGCGAGTTCCTGCACGAAGTGGTGGCTCTTGCTGCGCCTTTTAATCCGGCATGTCCGGAAATTGGTGAAGATGGAAAACCCTCAGATTGCAGAATTCCCGAGTCAGGACAGGGTCTTATCTACGACGAAGAAATGCCTGTGGAAAAGCCCCAGAATCCATTTGCAGCTCTAAAGAATTTAAAACGGTTAAATTAA
- the fabG gene encoding 3-oxoacyl-[acyl-carrier-protein] reductase — protein MSGKSLQGKKIVVTGGSRGIGAAIVKLLADEGAQVAFTYSSREEAAQQVAHSLTGEGHFYIKMDIANEESVNSAVDHILEKWSDIDGVVNNAGITKDGLLLRMKSEDFDSVVNTNLRGTFLVTKAFTKPMMKARKGSIVNIVSIIGETGNAGQANYAASKAGTIAFSKSVALELGSRNVRVNNVAPGYIATEMTDVLSEDVKSKMMEKIPLAKIGEGSDVAQAVRFLLSDESKYITGHTLDVNGGMHMN, from the coding sequence ATGAGCGGAAAGTCGCTTCAAGGAAAGAAAATTGTTGTCACTGGTGGCAGCCGCGGAATTGGCGCTGCTATCGTTAAGCTTCTTGCTGATGAAGGCGCTCAAGTCGCCTTCACTTACTCTTCCCGCGAAGAGGCCGCTCAACAAGTGGCTCACTCTTTGACCGGTGAAGGTCACTTTTACATCAAAATGGATATCGCGAACGAAGAATCTGTGAACTCTGCTGTAGATCACATTCTGGAAAAATGGAGCGATATCGACGGCGTTGTGAACAATGCCGGCATCACCAAAGACGGCTTGCTTCTGCGCATGAAATCAGAAGATTTCGATTCCGTGGTGAACACCAATCTGCGCGGCACCTTCCTGGTGACGAAAGCTTTCACCAAACCCATGATGAAAGCCCGCAAAGGCTCCATCGTAAATATCGTTTCTATCATTGGCGAGACTGGCAATGCCGGTCAGGCGAACTATGCCGCCTCCAAAGCCGGCACGATTGCTTTCAGCAAATCCGTGGCGCTGGAGCTGGGTTCCCGCAACGTGCGCGTGAACAACGTGGCCCCTGGATATATCGCAACAGAAATGACAGATGTTCTTTCTGAAGACGTAAAATCCAAAATGATGGAGAAAATTCCCTTGGCAAAAATCGGCGAAGGATCCGACGTGGCGCAAGCCGTGCGCTTCCTTTTGAGCGATGAATCCAAGTACATCACCGGTCACACACTGGACGTGAACGGTGGAATGCATATGAACTAA